Proteins co-encoded in one Prunus persica cultivar Lovell chromosome G6, Prunus_persica_NCBIv2, whole genome shotgun sequence genomic window:
- the LOC18774685 gene encoding G-type lectin S-receptor-like serine/threonine-protein kinase B120 isoform X1, whose amino-acid sequence MRIDVGGIFRLYSHDLKKNAIWSVEWESSEDKCVPKGLCGLNSYCVLIDLEPHCRCLPRFESVNLGNQTSGCERNFVADACKNRNENFTYTMEELESTWEDDSYMSLRLSDKDDCIQGCLEDCDCEAVFFDGTNCRKQRLPLRFGRRDKGTSERAFIKVGVPTKPDTDPRIVQPGSKKKAHKWIWIGTAIGAALLVMVLCISSYLLRRKLFSGETNPMIENEMLEWMESDRSTGDVKGLQNDGKMGNNLTVFRYASVVAATTNFSEENKLGQGGFGPVYKGKLVTGREIAVKRLSRCSGQGTSEFKNELILISELQHTNLVHLFGFCIHGEERMLIYAYMPNKSLDYFLFDSTRAMLLDWTKRFNIIEGIAQGLLYLHKYSRMRVIHRDLKASNILLDEYMKPKISDFGLARIFTHNELEANTNRIVGTYGYMSPEYAMEGIFSIKSDVYSFGVLVLEIISGRRNSSFYIADHVLNIVGYAWELWKEGRGLELMDPTLKDSCTEDQLLRCFQVGLLCVEENAADRPSMSDVVSMLTTETISLPLPTRPAFITIRNVIVSDISISRRELQIISVNGLSNTTVAGR is encoded by the exons ATGAGAATTGATGTAGGTGGGATATTTCGTTTGTATTCACATGATTTGAAAAAGAACGCAATTTGGTCAGTTGAGTGGGAGTCTTCCGAGGATAAGTGTGTTCCTAAAGGCCTATGCGGATTGAATAGCTATTGTGTCTTAATTGATCTAGAGCCTCACTGTCGATGTCTTCCGAGATTCGAATCTGTCAACCTGGGAAATCAGACATCCGGGTGCGAGAGAAACTTTGTTGCGGATGCGTGCAAAAACAGGAATGAGAATTTCACTTACACCATGGAAGAGCTGGAAAGCACATGGGAAGATGATTCGTATATGAGTTTGAGATTATCAGACAAAGACGATTGCATACAAGGCTGTCTGGAGGATTGTGACTGTGAAGCTGTGTTTTTTGACGGTACAAACTGCAGAAAGCAAAGGCTTCCTTTGAGATTTGGTAGAAGAGACAAAGGAACTTCAGAGAGAGCTTTCATCAAGGTAGGTGTACCTACAAAACCAGATACAGATCCTAGAATTGTTCAACCAGGAAGCAAGAAAAAAG CACATAAGTGGATATGGATCGGCACGGCTATTGGCGCTGCTCTATTGGTAATGGTGCTTTGCATCTCGAGCTATCTACTAAGGAGGAAACTATTTTCAG GGGAGACCAACCCAATGATTGAGAATGAAATGCTTGAATGGATGGAATCTGATAGATCCACTGGCGATGTCAAGGGGCTTCAAAATGATGGAAAGATGGGAAATAATTTGACAGTATTTCGCTACGCATCTGTCGTGGCTGCCACAACAAACTTCTCGGAAGAAAACAAGCTTGGACAGGGGGGCTTTGGACCTGTTTATAAG GGCAAACTTGTGACGGGGCGAGAAATTGCTGTGAAGAGGCTTTCAAGATGTTCAGGGCAAGGAACTTCGGAGTTTAAGAATGAATTGATACTCATATCTGAACTCCAACATACAAACCTCGTTCACCTTTTTGGCTTCTGCATTCATGGGGAAGAGAGGATGTTAATCTATGCCTACATGCCAAACAAAAGTTTGGACTACTTTTTATTCG aTTCAACCAGAGCGATGCTACTAGATTGGACGAAGCGGTTCAACATAATTGAAGGAATCGCTCAAGGACTGCTTTACTTGCATAAATACTCAAGAATGAGAGTAATTCACAGAGATTTAAAAGCTAGTAACATACTACTTGATGAATATATGAAGCccaaaatttctgattttggttTGGCGAGAATTTTTACACATAATGAACTTGAAGCAAATACTAATAGGATTGTTGGAACATA TGGTTACATGTCTCCCGAGTACGCTATGGAGGGGATTTTTTCGATAAAATCTGACGTCTATAGTTTCGGGGTGTTAGTGCTTGAAATCATTAGTGGTAGGAGAAATAGTAGCTTCTACATTGCTGATCACGTGCTCAATATAGTAGGATAT GCATGGGAGTTATGGAAAGAAGGCAGGGGGCTAGAGCTAATGGATCCAACACTAAAGGATTCATGTACTGAAGATCAATTGTTAAGATGCTTCCAAGTTGGTCTGTTATGCGTGGAAGAAAATGCAGCTGATCGGCCCTCCATGTCTGACGTCGTATCTATGTTGACCACTGAAACAATTTCATTGCCATTACCTACAAGGCCAGCATTCATCACAATAAGAAATGTTATTGTGTCTGATATAAGTATAAGTAGAAGGGAGTTGCAAATTATATCAGTAAATGGCTTGTCTAATACCACAGTTGCTGGACGATAG
- the LOC18774685 gene encoding G-type lectin S-receptor-like serine/threonine-protein kinase B120 isoform X2, protein MRIDVGGIFRLYSHDLKKNAIWSVEWESSEDKCVPKGLCGLNSYCVLIDLEPHCRCLPRFESVNLGNQTSGCERNFVADACKNRNENFTYTMEELESTWEDDSYMSLRLSDKDDCIQGCLEDCDCEAVFFDGTNCRKQRLPLRFGRRDKGTSERAFIKVGVPTKPDTDPRIVQPGSKKKAHKWIWIGTAIGAALLVMVLCISSYLLRRKLFSGETNPMIENEMLEWMESDRSTGDVKGLQNDGKMGNNLTVFRYASVVAATTNFSEENKLGQGGFGPVYKGKLVTGREIAVKRLSRCSGQGTSEFKNELILISELQHTNLVHLFGFCIHGEERMLIYAYMPNKSLDYFLFDSTRAMLLDWTKRFNIIEGIAQGLLYLHKYSRMRVIHRDLKASNILLDEYMKPKISDFGLARIFTHNELEANTNRIVGTYGYMSPEYAMEGIFSIKSDVYSFGVLVLEIISGMGVMERRQGARANGSNTKGFMY, encoded by the exons ATGAGAATTGATGTAGGTGGGATATTTCGTTTGTATTCACATGATTTGAAAAAGAACGCAATTTGGTCAGTTGAGTGGGAGTCTTCCGAGGATAAGTGTGTTCCTAAAGGCCTATGCGGATTGAATAGCTATTGTGTCTTAATTGATCTAGAGCCTCACTGTCGATGTCTTCCGAGATTCGAATCTGTCAACCTGGGAAATCAGACATCCGGGTGCGAGAGAAACTTTGTTGCGGATGCGTGCAAAAACAGGAATGAGAATTTCACTTACACCATGGAAGAGCTGGAAAGCACATGGGAAGATGATTCGTATATGAGTTTGAGATTATCAGACAAAGACGATTGCATACAAGGCTGTCTGGAGGATTGTGACTGTGAAGCTGTGTTTTTTGACGGTACAAACTGCAGAAAGCAAAGGCTTCCTTTGAGATTTGGTAGAAGAGACAAAGGAACTTCAGAGAGAGCTTTCATCAAGGTAGGTGTACCTACAAAACCAGATACAGATCCTAGAATTGTTCAACCAGGAAGCAAGAAAAAAG CACATAAGTGGATATGGATCGGCACGGCTATTGGCGCTGCTCTATTGGTAATGGTGCTTTGCATCTCGAGCTATCTACTAAGGAGGAAACTATTTTCAG GGGAGACCAACCCAATGATTGAGAATGAAATGCTTGAATGGATGGAATCTGATAGATCCACTGGCGATGTCAAGGGGCTTCAAAATGATGGAAAGATGGGAAATAATTTGACAGTATTTCGCTACGCATCTGTCGTGGCTGCCACAACAAACTTCTCGGAAGAAAACAAGCTTGGACAGGGGGGCTTTGGACCTGTTTATAAG GGCAAACTTGTGACGGGGCGAGAAATTGCTGTGAAGAGGCTTTCAAGATGTTCAGGGCAAGGAACTTCGGAGTTTAAGAATGAATTGATACTCATATCTGAACTCCAACATACAAACCTCGTTCACCTTTTTGGCTTCTGCATTCATGGGGAAGAGAGGATGTTAATCTATGCCTACATGCCAAACAAAAGTTTGGACTACTTTTTATTCG aTTCAACCAGAGCGATGCTACTAGATTGGACGAAGCGGTTCAACATAATTGAAGGAATCGCTCAAGGACTGCTTTACTTGCATAAATACTCAAGAATGAGAGTAATTCACAGAGATTTAAAAGCTAGTAACATACTACTTGATGAATATATGAAGCccaaaatttctgattttggttTGGCGAGAATTTTTACACATAATGAACTTGAAGCAAATACTAATAGGATTGTTGGAACATA TGGTTACATGTCTCCCGAGTACGCTATGGAGGGGATTTTTTCGATAAAATCTGACGTCTATAGTTTCGGGGTGTTAGTGCTTGAAATCATTAGTG GCATGGGAGTTATGGAAAGAAGGCAGGGGGCTAGAGCTAATGGATCCAACACTAAAGGATTCATGTACTGA
- the LOC18774685 gene encoding G-type lectin S-receptor-like serine/threonine-protein kinase At1g11330 isoform X3: MVLCISSYLLRRKLFSGETNPMIENEMLEWMESDRSTGDVKGLQNDGKMGNNLTVFRYASVVAATTNFSEENKLGQGGFGPVYKGKLVTGREIAVKRLSRCSGQGTSEFKNELILISELQHTNLVHLFGFCIHGEERMLIYAYMPNKSLDYFLFDSTRAMLLDWTKRFNIIEGIAQGLLYLHKYSRMRVIHRDLKASNILLDEYMKPKISDFGLARIFTHNELEANTNRIVGTYGYMSPEYAMEGIFSIKSDVYSFGVLVLEIISGRRNSSFYIADHVLNIVGYAWELWKEGRGLELMDPTLKDSCTEDQLLRCFQVGLLCVEENAADRPSMSDVVSMLTTETISLPLPTRPAFITIRNVIVSDISISRRELQIISVNGLSNTTVAGR, encoded by the exons ATGGTGCTTTGCATCTCGAGCTATCTACTAAGGAGGAAACTATTTTCAG GGGAGACCAACCCAATGATTGAGAATGAAATGCTTGAATGGATGGAATCTGATAGATCCACTGGCGATGTCAAGGGGCTTCAAAATGATGGAAAGATGGGAAATAATTTGACAGTATTTCGCTACGCATCTGTCGTGGCTGCCACAACAAACTTCTCGGAAGAAAACAAGCTTGGACAGGGGGGCTTTGGACCTGTTTATAAG GGCAAACTTGTGACGGGGCGAGAAATTGCTGTGAAGAGGCTTTCAAGATGTTCAGGGCAAGGAACTTCGGAGTTTAAGAATGAATTGATACTCATATCTGAACTCCAACATACAAACCTCGTTCACCTTTTTGGCTTCTGCATTCATGGGGAAGAGAGGATGTTAATCTATGCCTACATGCCAAACAAAAGTTTGGACTACTTTTTATTCG aTTCAACCAGAGCGATGCTACTAGATTGGACGAAGCGGTTCAACATAATTGAAGGAATCGCTCAAGGACTGCTTTACTTGCATAAATACTCAAGAATGAGAGTAATTCACAGAGATTTAAAAGCTAGTAACATACTACTTGATGAATATATGAAGCccaaaatttctgattttggttTGGCGAGAATTTTTACACATAATGAACTTGAAGCAAATACTAATAGGATTGTTGGAACATA TGGTTACATGTCTCCCGAGTACGCTATGGAGGGGATTTTTTCGATAAAATCTGACGTCTATAGTTTCGGGGTGTTAGTGCTTGAAATCATTAGTGGTAGGAGAAATAGTAGCTTCTACATTGCTGATCACGTGCTCAATATAGTAGGATAT GCATGGGAGTTATGGAAAGAAGGCAGGGGGCTAGAGCTAATGGATCCAACACTAAAGGATTCATGTACTGAAGATCAATTGTTAAGATGCTTCCAAGTTGGTCTGTTATGCGTGGAAGAAAATGCAGCTGATCGGCCCTCCATGTCTGACGTCGTATCTATGTTGACCACTGAAACAATTTCATTGCCATTACCTACAAGGCCAGCATTCATCACAATAAGAAATGTTATTGTGTCTGATATAAGTATAAGTAGAAGGGAGTTGCAAATTATATCAGTAAATGGCTTGTCTAATACCACAGTTGCTGGACGATAG